Proteins from one Bradyrhizobium roseum genomic window:
- a CDS encoding IS110 family RNA-guided transposase, with translation MQASTAVTPTADHIGTIFVSIELSQKTWLVTLHSPVRDRISRHKLEGGNQVELLALIEKIRARAAEKLGSVPRVVSCYEDGYDGFWLHRLLLTAGITNYVFDPASIAVDQRSRRAKTDRIDGELMLRTLMAYLRGEPRVVRIVRVPSVEAEDARRASRERDRLVKEQTAHTNRIKALMRLSGMAVGNPRRRDWLSFLEQQRDWEGQPLPPHSLAEVKREHARLTMVREQIAALEQVQTAQACPVPPPMAERRSSLQRLKALGPAFTATLVNELFYKDFRNRREVASYCGLVPSPWKSGGIDREQGISKAGNPRARNKAIELAWLWLRHQSDSALSRWFRTRTANAGKRAKRVAIVALARKLIVALWRYLTTGLIPEQAIMKA, from the coding sequence ATGCAAGCATCGACCGCAGTCACGCCCACCGCGGACCATATTGGCACAATTTTCGTTTCGATCGAACTAAGTCAGAAGACCTGGCTGGTGACGCTGCACAGCCCGGTTCGTGACCGGATCTCCCGCCACAAGCTCGAGGGAGGCAATCAGGTCGAGTTGCTTGCCCTGATCGAGAAGATCAGGGCGCGGGCGGCCGAGAAGCTGGGGTCTGTGCCGCGCGTCGTGAGCTGCTACGAGGACGGCTATGATGGCTTTTGGCTGCACCGGCTGCTGCTGACGGCAGGCATCACGAACTACGTCTTTGATCCCGCCAGCATTGCCGTGGACCAGCGGTCGCGGCGGGCGAAGACGGACCGGATCGACGGCGAGTTGATGCTGCGGACCTTGATGGCCTATCTGCGGGGCGAGCCACGGGTGGTCCGCATCGTCCGCGTCCCGAGCGTGGAAGCCGAGGATGCCCGGCGTGCGAGCCGGGAGCGGGATCGTCTGGTCAAGGAACAGACGGCCCATACCAACCGGATCAAGGCGCTGATGCGTCTGTCGGGCATGGCGGTCGGCAACCCGCGCCGACGGGACTGGCTCAGCTTTCTGGAGCAGCAGCGGGATTGGGAGGGGCAGCCGTTGCCGCCTCATTCGTTGGCCGAAGTGAAGCGCGAACACGCGCGCCTGACCATGGTACGCGAGCAGATTGCGGCGTTGGAACAGGTACAGACTGCACAGGCCTGTCCCGTTCCTCCTCCGATGGCGGAGCGGCGATCAAGCCTGCAGCGGCTCAAGGCGCTCGGCCCGGCCTTCACCGCGACGCTGGTGAACGAACTGTTCTACAAGGACTTCCGCAACCGGCGCGAGGTCGCCAGCTACTGCGGATTGGTGCCGAGCCCCTGGAAGAGCGGCGGCATCGACCGCGAGCAAGGCATCAGCAAGGCTGGCAACCCGCGGGCGCGCAACAAGGCGATCGAGCTGGCCTGGCTGTGGCTTCGCCATCAGTCGGACAGCGCGCTCAGCCGCTGGTTCCGCACCCGCACCGCCAATGCCGGCAAGCGCGCCAAACGCGTCGCCATCGTCGCCCTGGCGCGCAAGCTGATCGTGGCGCTGTGGCGCTACCTCACCACGGGCCTCATTCCGGAGCAGGCAATCATGAAGGCATAA
- a CDS encoding type II secretion system protein GspK, giving the protein MAQRPKARTDRCPAVDRPDGAPLPGADNRQSGFALVAVIWTLGLITLLGMAVIVGARYRTKTSSNYASVTAAEMAAESAVNLAISAALTATPEQAVNFPLRCRLPGGERATITVEEETGKVDLNTASPAALTRLFTALAGDPSQGTRLAAQIVDFRKPKTQGTPAAAARFTTIMELDQVDGMPPRLFRAALRHVTVRSGKPEPDMEAASPSMRRLLNFEPKPNATKRGVPAGGSMTIRADIDSPDGTRFIREALVSLEGGNGLPYVIREWRRGDIDPSGLRQDPPRAALRACLQVRQAAAS; this is encoded by the coding sequence GTGGCACAGCGGCCAAAGGCACGAACGGACCGGTGTCCAGCCGTTGACCGGCCGGACGGAGCGCCCCTGCCCGGCGCCGACAACCGCCAGTCAGGCTTCGCGCTGGTCGCCGTAATCTGGACCCTGGGCCTGATTACGCTGCTTGGCATGGCCGTCATCGTCGGCGCGCGCTACCGCACCAAGACCTCGTCCAACTATGCCTCCGTGACCGCGGCCGAAATGGCGGCGGAGAGCGCCGTCAACCTGGCGATATCGGCGGCGCTGACCGCGACGCCCGAACAGGCCGTTAACTTCCCGTTGCGCTGCCGCCTGCCCGGCGGCGAACGCGCCACCATCACGGTCGAGGAAGAGACCGGCAAGGTCGACCTCAACACGGCGAGCCCGGCCGCGCTGACACGCCTGTTCACCGCGCTCGCCGGCGATCCGTCGCAAGGCACCCGCCTCGCCGCGCAGATCGTCGACTTCCGCAAACCGAAGACACAAGGCACACCGGCCGCCGCAGCACGCTTCACCACCATCATGGAACTGGACCAGGTCGACGGCATGCCGCCGCGGCTGTTCCGGGCGGCGCTTCGCCACGTCACGGTTCGATCCGGGAAGCCGGAGCCCGACATGGAAGCCGCCTCTCCTTCCATGCGCCGGCTGCTCAATTTCGAGCCGAAGCCGAACGCCACCAAGCGGGGCGTGCCCGCAGGCGGCAGCATGACGATCCGCGCCGATATCGATAGCCCGGACGGCACGCGCTTCATCCGCGAGGCACTGGTCTCGCTGGAGGGCGGCAACGGGCTGCCCTACGTCATTCGCGAGTGGCGGCGCGGGGATATCGATCCATCGGGCCTGCGGCAGGACCCGCCCCGAGCGGCGCTGCGCGCCTGCCTGCAGGTTCGCCAAGCGGCGGCAAGCTGA
- a CDS encoding ComEC/Rec2 family competence protein, producing the protein MVIFEAIDAAHGDSILVRYQGNSGFQRIILVDAGPKSANNEDGEKYVPYEDRVIPRLLEIKAERDAKPKSEDIRSGQPTLALDLVMCTHIDDDHIAGIERLYGCLSGDGQCADDGDKVEAKTLWFNSFSKLMDGVSIDDAVVESLSVSQGEHVTAFAKASGATINKGAPGQLVAVGQLPKGFAPATVTITNPDKKALEKLKKDWLADVKKKKKATKKAAPEPSATGGEVKFKPDQAVANLSSIVMLIEVFGRKILLTGDQRGDHVLSGLIKTKEAKGGKLHVDILKVPHHGAIGNNPKEFVAAVTADTYVFSANGKDQNPDPPVLALYAAEAKKDRKFTMAFTNGAMLYEKDAKGKLPKIGKTTVKTLKEAIAELKKDPAVKKNVTFLFRDPKKHSLVFELEKKA; encoded by the coding sequence ATGGTGATTTTCGAAGCGATCGACGCGGCGCATGGCGACTCCATTCTCGTCCGCTACCAGGGCAACAGTGGCTTTCAGCGGATCATCCTGGTCGATGCCGGTCCGAAATCCGCCAACAACGAGGACGGTGAGAAATACGTTCCCTATGAGGACCGCGTCATTCCCCGCCTGCTGGAGATCAAGGCCGAGCGCGACGCAAAGCCGAAGAGCGAGGACATTCGTTCCGGCCAGCCGACGCTGGCGCTCGACCTTGTGATGTGCACGCACATCGACGACGACCACATCGCCGGCATCGAGCGGCTGTATGGCTGCCTTTCGGGCGATGGCCAGTGCGCCGATGACGGCGACAAGGTGGAAGCCAAGACGCTGTGGTTCAACTCCTTCTCGAAGCTGATGGATGGCGTCAGCATCGACGATGCGGTGGTCGAGTCGCTGTCGGTGTCGCAAGGCGAACATGTCACCGCATTCGCGAAGGCATCGGGGGCCACCATCAACAAGGGTGCGCCGGGGCAACTCGTGGCTGTCGGCCAGTTGCCGAAGGGTTTTGCACCCGCGACGGTGACGATCACCAATCCGGACAAGAAAGCGCTGGAGAAGCTCAAGAAGGACTGGCTCGCCGACGTCAAGAAGAAGAAGAAAGCGACGAAAAAAGCCGCGCCCGAACCGTCGGCGACCGGCGGCGAGGTGAAGTTCAAGCCCGATCAGGCGGTGGCGAACCTCTCCTCGATCGTGATGCTGATCGAGGTGTTCGGCCGCAAGATCCTGCTGACCGGCGACCAGCGCGGAGATCACGTGCTGTCCGGGCTGATCAAGACCAAGGAGGCGAAGGGCGGCAAGCTGCACGTCGACATCCTGAAGGTGCCGCATCACGGTGCGATCGGCAACAACCCGAAAGAATTCGTCGCGGCGGTGACCGCCGACACCTATGTGTTCTCCGCCAACGGCAAGGACCAGAACCCCGATCCGCCGGTGCTGGCCCTGTACGCCGCCGAAGCGAAGAAGGACCGCAAGTTCACCATGGCCTTCACCAATGGCGCGATGCTCTACGAGAAGGACGCGAAGGGCAAGCTGCCGAAGATCGGCAAGACCACGGTGAAGACGCTAAAGGAGGCCATCGCCGAGTTGAAGAAGGATCCCGCCGTCAAGAAGAACGTTACCTTCCTGTTCCGCGATCCGAAGAAGCACTCGCTGGTGTTCGAGCTGGAGAAGAAGGCATAG
- a CDS encoding S8 family peptidase: protein MPLPNDQFLTDDEIRRLVFETFGMGRFTQDSPVQPDVWIRFLKLAGRGDLEKTRVSLLVVPKDTSAEDGTPAGGGGLLAEGIRRSILNRPRGQEPLKSRDASERLLRPHRVAATTRAVAIDVTFEEMLTYLIPKTYWWTCVDEKYRDPTRLGDMLLTKQKKSVKDALLEFDDTEYLRFVALSAVTSYIGDVREAANANDKIRDIVALLAPASEVDDEDPDDRRQREVATPDATIAKLNPLWKSYSALARRTFWSRIGKRAAVHRTPSDAVALKAQSLIWAIHRNRVVRAQAAPPANVSLHGTLKSPARLSSQTVKADAAITLFSISTRDLTWAVVDTGIDATHDAFLPKPGAPESMKSRVIRTLDFTRLRDLLAEDFDAAALIAKIPWESDLSRQQKILRIQTTLDSLRRRNVNGRELDWTLIEPLIRLKPTDAKAPKDPHGTHVAGLLGGDLPKGVPGDTTPFVGVCPDIQLYDLRVFDDDAENDEFTILAAIDYISWINRDPERPVIHGVNLSLATAHVVDAHACGRTPICEACNRLSANGTVVVAAAGNSGFDKKEKKETLGTGYRAISITDPGNAEDVITVGATHRNDPHTYGVSYFSSRGPTGDGRMKPDLVAPGEKIRSTAPGNTMLVKDGTSMAAPHVSGVCALLMARHRELIGHPKRIKEVLIRTATDLGRERSFQGAGLVDALRALQSL, encoded by the coding sequence ATGCCTTTGCCCAACGATCAGTTCCTGACCGACGACGAAATTCGCCGACTCGTGTTCGAGACGTTCGGCATGGGGCGCTTCACCCAGGACAGCCCGGTTCAACCCGACGTCTGGATCCGCTTCCTGAAGCTTGCGGGCCGCGGCGACCTCGAGAAGACCAGAGTATCGCTGCTGGTTGTGCCGAAGGATACCTCCGCCGAGGACGGCACGCCTGCGGGGGGCGGCGGCTTGCTCGCCGAAGGCATCCGCAGGTCGATCCTCAACCGCCCGCGGGGTCAGGAGCCGCTGAAAAGCCGCGACGCATCGGAAAGGCTGCTGCGCCCGCACCGGGTGGCCGCGACCACCCGCGCGGTGGCGATCGACGTCACCTTCGAGGAGATGCTCACTTATCTGATCCCGAAGACCTATTGGTGGACCTGTGTCGACGAGAAATATCGCGATCCGACCAGGCTCGGAGACATGCTGCTCACAAAACAGAAGAAGAGCGTCAAAGACGCATTGCTGGAATTCGACGATACCGAGTATCTACGCTTCGTCGCGCTCAGCGCCGTGACCAGTTACATCGGCGACGTCAGAGAGGCCGCAAACGCGAACGACAAGATTCGTGACATTGTCGCCCTGCTGGCACCGGCATCGGAGGTTGACGACGAGGACCCCGATGACAGGCGACAGCGCGAGGTGGCAACGCCGGACGCCACCATCGCCAAGCTCAATCCGCTCTGGAAGAGCTACAGCGCGCTGGCGCGGCGCACCTTCTGGTCCAGGATCGGCAAACGCGCGGCAGTCCACCGAACGCCGAGCGATGCCGTCGCCCTGAAGGCGCAAAGCCTGATCTGGGCCATTCATCGCAACCGGGTGGTTCGCGCACAAGCCGCTCCGCCGGCGAACGTATCCTTGCACGGAACGCTGAAGTCACCGGCGCGACTCTCGAGCCAGACCGTGAAGGCCGACGCCGCTATCACCCTGTTTTCAATCAGCACCAGGGACCTGACCTGGGCCGTAGTGGACACCGGCATCGACGCAACGCATGACGCCTTCCTGCCCAAGCCCGGAGCGCCCGAAAGCATGAAGAGCCGGGTCATCCGCACGCTCGATTTCACGCGCCTGCGCGATCTGTTGGCCGAGGACTTCGACGCGGCCGCACTGATCGCGAAAATCCCGTGGGAGAGCGACCTGTCGCGTCAGCAGAAGATCCTCCGCATCCAGACGACGCTGGATTCGCTTCGCCGCCGCAACGTCAACGGACGCGAGCTCGACTGGACGCTGATCGAGCCGTTGATCCGCCTCAAGCCGACCGACGCCAAGGCGCCCAAGGATCCGCACGGCACCCACGTCGCGGGCCTTCTCGGTGGCGACCTGCCGAAGGGTGTTCCCGGCGACACGACGCCGTTCGTGGGCGTGTGCCCTGACATCCAGCTCTATGACCTGCGGGTGTTCGACGATGACGCGGAGAATGACGAATTCACCATCCTTGCCGCGATCGACTATATCTCGTGGATCAATCGCGACCCCGAACGCCCGGTCATCCATGGCGTGAACCTGTCGCTGGCGACCGCGCATGTAGTGGACGCGCATGCCTGCGGCCGCACGCCGATCTGCGAGGCCTGCAACCGCCTGTCCGCCAACGGAACTGTGGTGGTGGCGGCAGCCGGCAATTCGGGCTTCGACAAGAAGGAGAAGAAGGAAACGCTCGGCACCGGCTACCGTGCCATCAGCATCACCGATCCCGGCAATGCTGAGGATGTGATCACCGTGGGCGCCACCCATCGCAACGACCCGCACACCTATGGCGTGAGCTATTTCTCCAGCCGCGGCCCGACCGGCGACGGGCGCATGAAACCGGACCTGGTGGCGCCGGGCGAGAAGATCCGCTCGACCGCACCGGGAAACACGATGCTGGTCAAGGACGGCACCTCGATGGCGGCTCCGCACGTGTCCGGCGTCTGCGCGCTGCTGATGGCGCGTCATCGCGAACTCATCGGCCACCCGAAGCGGATCAAGGAGGTGCTGATACGGACGGCGACCGATCTCGGCCGCGAGCGCAGCTTCCAGGGCGCGGGGCTCGTGGATGCGTTGCGAGCGCTGCAATCACTCTGA
- the gspD gene encoding type II secretion system secretin GspD, translating to MLVVSGCTTTPIATPLTTASRPRLAAGQPVSLEQTYAYDGGPTGAVPLPSPSSPAVAVMDGGNGSMIGGTSQRKVAGGDGSVVLNLASVPLQQAAKTVLGDMIGVNYVVDPRVDGVISVQTTRPVSKAEALEMFQTALKPIGAVLVQNRGTYQIAPADQSATGVIATGNGPAESAMAGNGIRVVSLKYVSATEVARVLEPMVPKGAIVQADDARNILALKGSPAEIEGILDSISVFDVDVMKGMSFAVVPVKTAQPEKMVDELKAIFASEKEGPLKGRVRFIANTRLSAILVVTSQPSYLPRAQTWIRRLDAKAVGSERQLHVYQVQNRPVAELASVLQSMFSNEMKVVKQPTRSVSPRSRQAGFSASTARPLGSAGATPDIDQGGAPGLRGGVGIGAGNDLQSLQRALNNEPDALTPDAIDPASSSSPSNTAGGEPPLKIVADETKNSLLIMANDRDYERVLRVIQGLDVVASQVLIEAVIAEVTLNDNLQYGVQWALQKDRTPTASFTNALKGGVGQVFPGFNYAVNAASIAATLSALNALTRVNVISTPSLMVLDNKTARLQIGDQVPITTQTATSVVTAQTAIVNSITMQDTGVILSVTPRINESGRVQLEIEQEVSAVAKTTSSGIDSPTIQQRRVKTTVVVNDGEVLALGGMIQEQADKTSNQIPLLGDIPGLGAAFSNREDKVKKTELVILITPKVVRDGTESRLVTEEYRRKMHVYMPHTTSRERSPANTAQRMISQ from the coding sequence ATGCTCGTTGTGTCGGGCTGCACCACCACTCCCATCGCAACGCCTTTGACCACGGCGTCGCGGCCCAGGCTGGCTGCTGGACAGCCGGTCTCGCTCGAGCAGACCTATGCCTATGACGGCGGCCCCACGGGCGCCGTGCCGCTGCCGTCGCCGTCATCGCCCGCGGTGGCCGTCATGGATGGCGGCAATGGCAGCATGATCGGCGGGACGTCGCAGCGGAAGGTCGCCGGCGGCGACGGCAGCGTGGTTCTCAATCTGGCGAGCGTTCCACTCCAGCAGGCCGCCAAGACCGTTCTCGGCGACATGATCGGCGTGAACTACGTCGTCGATCCGCGCGTCGACGGCGTGATTTCCGTGCAGACGACGCGTCCGGTCAGCAAGGCCGAGGCGCTGGAGATGTTCCAGACCGCGCTGAAGCCGATCGGCGCGGTGCTGGTGCAGAACCGCGGCACCTACCAGATTGCGCCGGCCGACCAGTCCGCCACCGGCGTGATCGCGACCGGCAATGGCCCGGCCGAAAGCGCCATGGCCGGCAACGGCATTCGCGTGGTCTCCCTGAAATATGTTTCCGCGACCGAAGTCGCGCGCGTGCTGGAGCCGATGGTGCCGAAAGGCGCGATCGTGCAGGCCGACGACGCCCGCAACATTCTCGCGCTCAAGGGCTCGCCGGCCGAGATCGAAGGCATTCTGGATTCGATTTCGGTGTTCGACGTCGACGTCATGAAGGGCATGTCGTTCGCCGTGGTCCCGGTGAAGACCGCGCAGCCGGAAAAGATGGTCGATGAATTGAAGGCGATCTTCGCTTCGGAAAAGGAAGGACCGCTGAAGGGCCGCGTCAGGTTCATCGCCAACACCAGGCTCAGCGCGATCCTGGTCGTGACGTCGCAGCCGAGCTATCTGCCGCGTGCGCAGACCTGGATCAGGCGGCTCGACGCCAAGGCGGTCGGCTCCGAGCGGCAGCTTCACGTCTATCAGGTGCAGAACCGGCCCGTGGCCGAACTGGCCAGCGTGCTGCAGTCGATGTTCTCGAATGAAATGAAGGTAGTGAAGCAGCCGACGCGCAGCGTTTCGCCGCGATCGCGGCAGGCGGGCTTCTCGGCAAGCACGGCGAGACCGCTTGGCTCGGCGGGCGCGACGCCGGATATCGATCAGGGCGGCGCACCCGGGCTCCGTGGCGGCGTCGGCATCGGCGCCGGCAACGATCTGCAAAGCCTGCAGCGTGCGTTGAACAACGAGCCGGACGCGCTGACGCCGGATGCGATCGACCCGGCCTCGTCGTCCTCGCCGTCGAACACGGCGGGCGGCGAACCGCCGCTCAAGATCGTGGCCGACGAAACCAAGAACTCGCTGCTCATCATGGCCAATGACCGGGACTACGAGCGCGTGCTTCGCGTCATCCAGGGCCTCGATGTCGTCGCCAGCCAGGTCCTGATCGAAGCGGTCATTGCGGAAGTCACGCTCAACGACAACCTGCAATATGGCGTGCAGTGGGCCTTGCAGAAGGACCGCACGCCGACCGCCTCGTTCACCAACGCCCTGAAGGGCGGCGTCGGGCAGGTTTTCCCGGGCTTCAATTATGCGGTCAACGCGGCAAGCATCGCCGCGACGCTCAGCGCACTGAATGCATTGACGCGCGTCAACGTCATCTCGACGCCTTCGCTGATGGTGCTGGACAACAAGACGGCGAGGCTGCAGATCGGCGACCAGGTGCCGATCACCACGCAGACCGCGACCAGCGTGGTGACGGCGCAAACCGCCATCGTCAATTCGATCACCATGCAGGACACCGGCGTGATCCTGTCGGTGACGCCGCGCATCAACGAAAGCGGCCGGGTGCAGCTCGAGATCGAGCAGGAGGTCAGCGCCGTGGCGAAGACCACGTCGTCGGGAATCGATTCGCCGACGATCCAGCAGCGGCGCGTGAAGACCACCGTCGTCGTCAATGACGGCGAGGTACTGGCGCTCGGCGGCATGATCCAGGAGCAGGCCGACAAGACCAGCAACCAGATTCCGTTGCTCGGCGACATCCCCGGGCTCGGTGCCGCGTTCTCCAACCGCGAAGACAAGGTCAAGAAGACCGAGCTCGTCATCCTGATCACGCCGAAGGTGGTCCGCGACGGCACCGAAAGCCGCCTCGTGACGGAAGAGTACCGGCGCAAGATGCATGTCTACATGCCGCACACGACCTCGCGCGAGCGGTCGCCGGCCAATACCGCGCAACGGATGATTTCCCAGTGA
- a CDS encoding type II secretion system F family protein, translated as MAVFQYKAYTARGAVTAGTIVAEGLEAAIDALYGSGLTPFETYGVADPVTVRSGQELASPRQAETSIWKRELVQSSRFSLKELTAFTVELASLTNSGLTLDAAFRIIAGPGASAKTVRLAEGLLKDVLAGLQLSEAMAQRADVFPSDYRAILAAGEAGGVTGQVLTQIAELLGRRLEIRNKIASALVYPMILIAMSLVSVVVIVFVLIPSISPIFVDAGLPLPGILHFFEEVQENWLMVLLATGLCGAAGFALWGKARQNLDVMLGADRLKCALPVIGPLIRNREAGGFARALGTLLVARVPLMSAMQTARALVTNRYLNALYERAIRRVPEGTPLHRAFDGDGLLPPASLRLVAVGEESGQLGPKLIQVAGVIEADLQRRIERMVGLLTPALTLVIGGSIGGLIMHVMSAVLSINNLAFQ; from the coding sequence TTGGCAGTTTTTCAATACAAGGCCTACACGGCGCGCGGCGCGGTTACCGCGGGAACGATCGTTGCCGAAGGTCTCGAGGCCGCGATCGACGCGCTCTACGGTTCGGGGCTGACGCCGTTCGAGACGTATGGCGTGGCCGACCCGGTGACCGTGCGGTCGGGCCAGGAATTGGCCTCGCCGCGGCAAGCCGAGACGTCGATCTGGAAGCGCGAGCTCGTTCAATCGAGCCGCTTCAGCCTGAAGGAGCTGACGGCCTTCACGGTCGAACTGGCGTCGCTGACCAATTCCGGGCTGACGCTCGATGCCGCCTTCCGGATCATCGCAGGACCGGGCGCATCGGCCAAAACCGTTCGCCTTGCCGAAGGACTTCTCAAGGACGTGCTGGCCGGGTTGCAGCTCTCCGAGGCGATGGCGCAGCGCGCCGACGTGTTTCCGTCGGACTACCGGGCGATCCTGGCCGCCGGCGAGGCCGGAGGCGTTACCGGGCAGGTGCTGACCCAGATTGCCGAATTGCTCGGACGCCGGCTCGAGATCCGCAACAAGATCGCGTCGGCGCTCGTCTACCCGATGATCCTGATCGCGATGTCGCTGGTCTCGGTCGTCGTCATCGTGTTCGTGCTGATACCCAGCATTTCGCCGATCTTCGTCGATGCCGGCCTTCCGCTTCCAGGCATTCTGCATTTCTTCGAGGAAGTTCAGGAAAACTGGCTGATGGTGCTGCTGGCCACAGGTCTTTGCGGCGCTGCCGGCTTTGCACTGTGGGGCAAGGCCAGGCAAAATTTGGACGTCATGCTGGGCGCCGACCGCCTGAAATGCGCGTTGCCGGTGATCGGTCCGCTGATTCGAAACCGCGAGGCCGGCGGTTTTGCGCGGGCGCTCGGCACGCTGCTGGTGGCCAGGGTGCCCTTGATGTCGGCGATGCAGACCGCGCGCGCGCTGGTTACCAACCGCTATTTGAATGCGCTCTATGAGCGCGCCATCAGGCGGGTTCCGGAAGGCACGCCGCTGCATCGCGCGTTCGACGGCGACGGCCTGTTGCCGCCGGCATCGCTGCGCCTCGTCGCGGTCGGAGAAGAGTCCGGCCAGCTCGGTCCAAAACTCATCCAGGTCGCCGGCGTGATCGAGGCCGATTTGCAGCGGCGCATTGAGCGGATGGTCGGCCTGTTGACGCCGGCCCTGACGCTCGTCATCGGCGGCAGCATCGGCGGGCTCATCATGCATGTGATGAGCGCGGTGCTGTCGATCAACAATCTCGCCTTCCAATGA
- a CDS encoding GspE/PulE family protein: MAFDIQQLLRPAAPQGATLPKPSDAGFAQAFSDLLLGKDLIDPAAIGRARRAADAASERFDLVLVKLGLISEADLCLAYATYCGLPPIEAADLPARPVLADRLQLSFLKTNRILPISFDGRRLVIATADPFADEPAKAISYMLDVRVDLAVIAPAEIERALRTLYQDAVSEPQSEESDSLALAGSDASEFDVERLRDIANEAPVIRLVNQIISRAVERGASDVHIEPGRDAVAVRYRIDGFLQQERLVPATLRAALTTRMKIMAKLDIAERRLPQDGRIKTVVRGVEIDIRVSTLPTVFGESVVLRILDRTRVELDFTKLGLDGGTQASLQRLMALPNGIILVTGPTGSGKTTTLYTALKDLNRPELKLFTVEDPIEYQLSGINQIQVQPQIGLDFPMALRSILRQDPDIVMIGEIRDLETARIAIQAALTGHLVFSTLHTNSAIAAITRLIDIGLERYLLASTIAGVMAQRLVRKLCSVCARPHSAGERAHGKLKMAIAGHPAIDWSNSRGPVGCEACGHTGYSGRTTISELLVVDDDIRETIGRRSQDQRAIEQIARQSGFHTLYEDGLLKVGAGETSLDEVLRVTRAS, translated from the coding sequence ATGGCATTCGATATCCAGCAATTGTTGCGCCCGGCCGCGCCGCAAGGAGCGACGTTGCCGAAGCCGAGCGATGCCGGCTTCGCGCAGGCGTTTTCGGACCTGCTGCTCGGCAAGGATCTGATTGATCCGGCCGCGATCGGCCGGGCCCGGCGCGCGGCTGACGCGGCCTCCGAGCGTTTCGATCTCGTGCTGGTCAAGCTCGGCCTGATTTCCGAGGCTGACCTCTGTTTGGCTTACGCCACCTATTGCGGCCTGCCGCCGATCGAGGCGGCGGATTTGCCCGCGCGCCCTGTGCTGGCGGACCGCTTGCAGCTTTCCTTCCTCAAGACCAACCGGATCCTGCCGATCTCGTTTGACGGCAGGCGCCTCGTGATCGCGACCGCCGATCCTTTCGCCGACGAGCCTGCGAAGGCCATCAGCTACATGCTCGACGTCCGCGTCGACCTTGCCGTGATCGCGCCGGCGGAAATCGAGCGGGCGTTGCGCACGCTGTATCAGGACGCGGTGTCCGAGCCGCAATCCGAGGAATCCGACAGTCTCGCGCTCGCGGGCAGTGACGCCAGCGAGTTCGACGTCGAACGGTTGCGCGACATCGCCAACGAAGCCCCCGTCATCCGGCTGGTGAATCAGATCATCTCAAGGGCCGTCGAGCGTGGCGCATCCGACGTGCATATCGAACCCGGCCGCGATGCGGTCGCGGTTCGCTACCGCATCGACGGTTTCTTGCAGCAGGAACGGCTGGTGCCCGCGACGCTGCGGGCGGCGCTGACGACGCGCATGAAGATCATGGCCAAGCTCGACATTGCCGAGCGGCGGTTGCCGCAGGACGGCCGCATCAAGACCGTGGTTCGCGGCGTCGAGATCGATATCCGCGTCTCCACGCTGCCGACGGTGTTCGGCGAAAGCGTCGTGTTGCGAATTCTCGACCGCACGCGCGTCGAACTCGACTTCACCAAACTGGGTCTCGACGGGGGGACGCAAGCAAGCCTGCAGCGGCTGATGGCGCTTCCGAACGGCATCATTCTGGTCACCGGCCCGACCGGCAGCGGCAAGACCACGACGCTCTACACGGCCTTGAAGGACCTCAACCGGCCCGAACTGAAACTGTTCACCGTCGAAGACCCGATCGAGTATCAGCTCTCCGGGATCAACCAGATCCAGGTCCAGCCGCAGATCGGCCTCGACTTTCCGATGGCGCTGCGATCGATCCTGCGCCAGGACCCTGACATCGTCATGATCGGCGAAATCCGCGACCTGGAGACCGCGCGGATCGCGATCCAGGCGGCGCTGACCGGCCATCTGGTGTTCTCGACCCTGCATACCAACAGCGCGATTGCCGCGATCACGCGCCTGATCGACATCGGGCTGGAACGCTACCTGCTCGCATCCACGATCGCGGGCGTGATGGCGCAGCGCCTGGTCAGAAAGCTGTGCTCCGTATGCGCGCGACCGCACAGCGCCGGCGAGCGCGCCCATGGCAAGCTCAAGATGGCGATCGCGGGCCATCCTGCGATCGACTGGTCGAATAGCCGCGGGCCGGTCGGCTGCGAAGCCTGCGGCCATACCGGCTATAGCGGCCGCACCACGATCTCTGAATTGCTGGTTGTCGACGACGATATCCGCGAAACGATCGGCCGACGAAGCCAGGACCAGCGTGCGATCGAGCAGATCGCGCGCCAGTCAGGCTTCCACACGCTGTACGAGGATGGCCTGCTCAAGGTCGGGGCCGGCGAGACGTCGCTCGACGAAGTCCTTCGCGTCACCCGCGCGTCCTGA